From Impatiens glandulifera chromosome 7, dImpGla2.1, whole genome shotgun sequence:
aaataatgtttttgatacatattttaataatgtatatattaataaatttaataacatttattcgTTCAAACTCAACTCCATTATAGTTTCAGgtattttcaaacaatttatttaaaaaatggttagtATAGATGACGAAAAAGTAGGAATATGGGGAACAAGGAAATAAATCAAACTAGAATcaaattattcaacaaaaaaaatgtgttttttggAGAGGATAGAATCATACCAAACAATGTTAAAAAAAccagaaaataatatatataggaCTATGGCTCATATAGTCATATGTTCTTAGTGActtcataaacaaaaaatagCAAACCAATATAGACTCTCAAGTCtcaaacaacaaaaaaaatgaaacaaaaagaaCCAAAACAgatcaaaacaaaaacaaagatTTCGCGAAAGATTAACGAGTTCCGTTCAAGTCTACCATTGCTTGCATTTCGGGTGGACACCTACCCAAACTTGTATTTGTATGATGTTTCACTTCTGCAATTTATGTTcaatagaaaattaataatcttagaTATCAAATGATACtccaattttcaaattattcacACAATAAGGGTATAATTAGATGTTGGAAGAAATTTAATAGGCCATACAATTCATATATACATAATTCTCACCTTATTCTCCCCCATggcctcttcttcttcatcattatcatctttgtcgtcatcttcatcttcgtcgtcatcatcatcatgatcatgAACACGatcatcctcatcctcatcaCTATTAAAATCAAACTCAACATCCTGCTCAGCCTCTCCAGTAAACCATGATACTGCATGAGGAATAATCTTATCGCGGATGATTAAACTGCAACAATTTCATGTTATTAAttctgaaaaataataattgaaaacatATTGCAGTCCAAAATGGATAAGATATTAGCAAAATCAACAATCTACTTCCAAGTCACttcaataatgaaataataataacacaatTATATAACTCACCCAACATCATAGTCTAATTCCATTTGGTAATGAATTTCTTCAGCCTGTAAATTTAAAGACTTTAGGTGACAATTAACCTactaatacatttttattcataataatgtcTCCATCAACTTACCTTTTCCATATCAAGACTCTGCAAATCAGGAAACTGAGGAGGATTGAAGAACTTAAAGAAACTCTGACAGTTCTTTGTTTTCACTGTTAATGGTTTTTCATTTGATCCTTTCTTCGGCTTTCTTTTAACTATCTTCTGTGTCAAACATTTTCCTGGAAACCATTCGATCTCCGTCCTGTAAACAAAGGTAACATTGCTCGAGTTATATTGAAAGAAGATTCATGACTCTAAATGAAagtaatatgttaaaatttataccCAATAGTCTTTCCCATCATTGGTTTATCACCAATCTGATAAGTTTTTGTTAGAACTTCATTCTTAAAGAAAGGATTAGTATCAAAGAAGAACTCAAGCTTGAAATCATTGGGATCATCCATCATACACAACTTAATGTCTTTAAGATAGTTGAGAGCTTCTTCATCGCGCACTTTTAtctacataaaaataaaaaataaaactcatcTAGAGTTGGCAAGAACATATATAGTAGAAAATGCAGATAAATAGCTTTTTATACCTCTTCAGACAACAAATCATGTGTTTTCATTGATATGGACCAAAAATTTGGCACACCTTTCTCTgcaaaaaaatgtatatatcaATTGAGTTTATTCCCTAAAGGAAGTTagtgtaattttttattcatgatACATAGAAATCACCTTCTGTCTCTTTATCTCCTTTTTGATCCACTGTTGCCTCATTTTTTACACCATCAACTTCAGTAACTCCATTCACAATATCATACCTCTAAAAGAATCACATTCACATATGAGGCATTGCCACTAAAAGTtgataaatttcattataaacacattttgttttatcaaatttatcatTCGAATGTTGATAGAGATGAGATAATGTTATGAAATATAacttagttaaatataatttcataaatttattaatgttatcTCGTTCGAATCCAGACCCATATCCAAATCAAGGTTATTCTATATAGCTAGAGTCATTGTTTATgcatctattttattaaaattaaattatgtagaTAATTTTAAcgaatgtgaatgaaaatgaGAAAGTAATAATAAATCTAAGTGTAAGTTTTGGACATGTGTTGGAGAACAAGGTACACTAGCTTTACTTTTTTCCCTCTCGATTCCATCGAGACTTTCTCATTTGAACTTGTTTTTGAATCAATAAAAAATTCACTTTTTACCTTATTGCTGCGAACATTAACTAGTACTAGTATTCTAATATTGAAAATTGCATAAAATGACATAACATGTTGTAGCTTATGTTTCATAATTGCATAACATCAAATACCTTTGCGTAAAGTGGTTCATAAAGCTTCTGGTATTTGAGTTCTAAGGCGGCTTTTTCCTCGTCAAACTTTGCCTCCAATTCATTATGTTGTgtctaaaaatgaaaaaaatatttttttaaaggagTTGTTGTAATTGAAttgtcaaattaatatattatatgttaaaatgAAACAATCACATCATTTATAACATGAATAATGAAATAGTGAGATCCAAAGGAAAGAAAaacacatttataaataaaatacaacatATCATAACaaagacaaaaataatttataagcaAAAGTTCAACAATAAAAGAAGGTTGAAATGTAACACTACTGTACAACAGTCATAGTCACTcttattaaaaatcaaactaattgagaacataaaatcttatattaacTGATTCtagtttattattaaaacatttttattactaTACAAGAACATAAAATATTAGACTACCTAGTTAGACAagctaatattatatattaaataacaaaaaaaagtttatgCAAAATGTTCCACTTTGATACATAATTTTAAGAAGTAGTAATTGATTGAGTGTCAACCTGTAGCTCTATGAGAAATTCAACACGCTTTCGAACCATCGGGGTCAATGACTCGAGAATCTCAGATTTCTGACCATCAAAATATTGAAGTTAATTTGTTATGCCAAATCATTTATCAAGACAAATTATAGCATTCAAGAattccaaataaacaaaacaattttctcATGTTGTGAAGAGTACTCACCTTTAAGGCACTAACAAGATTTACTCGATCATTTTCATTAAGAGCTACAAACAATTATAGATGAAAGgatcaatgaaaaaaaataaaaattagaacaGATAAAGAAAGATAGAGAGATTAGTACTAAATATGTATATAGTTATTagataaactcaataaatattttagatcaatattattatttttagtgaataagaataagaaaaatgttGTTCAAAGCAAAAGAAACCCTCAAATATTCTATAATTTCTCTAATAAATTTGTTGCTTGTTGGACCTAATATTAGAGGTTCTTATTACTCTTTGAGATTTTCGGTTAATTGTAGTAAGGATTGGAGATTCAAACAAGTGATTGTGTCGATCAATATCACAATTGACTTTGTTTTTTGGATCCTCCATTCTACGAGAAGGTTTGCATTGTGTCACGGAGGAGCCCCTTGAAGATCACGGTGATCATGTAGAGGACATGACAATTGTCGTCTCACCTTTGACTGAGGAGGTTTCCATCTCACAAGAGGATGTCGGGTATTATGGTTGTTATTAAGGATACCTTGTTGGCGATGAAGTGCAAGATGTTTTTGACAATCCACGTTGTAAAAAATAGTTTATCCGAAACAACTAGGGAAATCAATATTTAGATCCATCTAGATGTTTGTGTGTCTTGcatgttgttattattatttttatgttgttgATGTTTTTGGCGGATTACATTATTAACTTATGATCACTTAGTTTATAACTCATACTaaactgaattttttttattagttttcattattttgttatgttcttcgcaaaataacaaattaataaaatggttataTCATTCAAAACAATTATTAGTTAAGATTATGATTTCATTCCTAATCTAATTATACTGGAATTAGGAACCTAAAATAACTATTGATTTTGTCTTCTTATTCATGTATATCCAATAGAGAAAATTAAAGTAAGAACTAGATTGTAGTGTACCAGCTAGAGCGACTTGAAGAGAAGCACCGAGATCGGATGTATCCATGATTTCTTTTTGGTTGTCTTCGGATGTATCCATGATATCTTTTTGGTTGTCACCCATTGCTTTTGGGATCGTATAGGACCTAAAACTAGTTATGAATAGAGAGAACAAAGGCCAACCGGATTAGGATTTTTATGTGAGGATCAAAGAAAAAAGTCAAACAATCAGTTCTCTTTTCTCTTGCCGAACTTGAGATATTATATAAGTTGTCGATTGTTGGTATTACAATCAATATAGAAATTAGTCCCAAAATATTTGCATTCAAAATACTTTGTAACTTGTGTTCAATTTACGTTTCTTCTTCAAATGttgtcaatttttatttgagatttcataaataactttttttagcTTTTGGTAGAGCAATTTGAACTtggccaaaaaaaaaaattcatttgtgaaaacaaactttataattatattatatttatcaaagaaatatattttttccatcATGTAAAAgggaattattttttttatacgaaatggaaataaatttgataataataaaatttcaatttccaaATATCATAACTGATCAGGTTTAATACCATCtttagatttataaataaaataaataaaactactataaccattttaaatttctattaataatgaaaatattaattagattaatctATGTTTCTATAAACAGTTTCTTACCACatcttcatgtatatatataatgaataaattccAAAGAATATCAACAAATTAATCACCAAGATTCCATAACACAaccaaatacaatattttacaaaatatattggTTCTATAGTAACAatagatcaaataaaaattaaagtacaattaAAGATGGACTTAATAAGTACTGATTAAAAACattgaattcaaataaaatgGTCAAACCCCCAATAAAATTGTCCAAATCCAAGCAAAATCTAAACAGcaacaagaaaaatatatgcaattaattagttacatatacaaaatttgttaaatatcaaaatttatttagtaaaaaatcaaaattgatcTGGTTTGTGAGAAGAAGttgattaaaaatttgtttttagttttatttaaaaaatcacttttttatTCACTTCTcaattaaaaaagtttaatctAATTGTACATATTTCACATttcatattaaatgaaaataaaattactttcacttttcattttgacaattttcaagagtgattataattaatttgtaactaaatattagtttttaaataatttctatatataattaacatacTATTCTCAGAAGATTtgtaaacaatttaaatttgaagattttcacaatattcataatattaaaaaatagaaaggTTAAAGAAGTGCCGAGAAGCTAGGCCTTGTTTGggttttccaaattaataaaggtagttagtatttttcttttattatatggTATATGTTGGTAAAATGTGAGttttattaagtaaaaatacttgatatatatatatatatataatgaatattttttttttgaaaagacgagatattttaatactttatttgataatacaataatattattgacGATGAAATGTACAATGGATGATCAgttatttaagattaaacaaaactcaaatcgaatcgaataagaatttttaattgattaaaaacgtactcaaaatatttttgaaactaTAATATACTATGATAACAAAGAAatgtaagaattaaaatttaataaacatattatatttcaaaatatgattgattttaataattataaatatatattatatataaaataaaattattaattatattaaaatttaaaataaaatcataatttcaaatattttattatttattattttagataaaattattaattagtgaaaatgtaaatatatatgttaaaaaagtaattttttaagATCAATTGGTATAGTTGTATGTGGTTGTCTTCTTCCTATACCTTGTGTCCAAAACAAAATGAAAGAAGATTTTGATGTGCTTTGGTATTTGGCTtgattacattatttatttattttgattgagaaatgaaaaatgtaaaattgaCTTATGATCTATTGGTTCAAATGTGTGGgtactttttcaaaattaaatttaaaaacaacttttttttttagaaaacaacTAAGTGTCACAATATAAATTAGtttcagaaagaaaaaaaatgataaataacaAGGTACCAAGTACCAACAGGGATAGAACATCTCAAAGAGTTGGATCATTGTTAGGGTCTAATATGCCTCAAATATTCATGTGAAATATAGAGAGACTTGATcgagattttttgaaaattgagcATATTCACTACATTGAAGTGGTTGACATTTAGAAGCCCAAACCTTTTTAAGTGTGTCTATGACATAGCTCGATTTTTGTTAGAGGGCTTTAGACCTTTGGTATCATAGGACATATTCGATCCCTTAAACTACTCCGATGAGTTTCTTGAGATTTTCCTATCCATTTATTTATGTAGTTAAATACAAAA
This genomic window contains:
- the LOC124946203 gene encoding nucleosome assembly protein 1;4-like; the protein is MGDNQKDIMDTSEDNQKEIMDTSDLGASLQVALAALNENDRVNLVSALKVKLQYFDGQKSEILESLTPMVRKRVEFLIELQTQHNELEAKFDEEKAALELKYQKLYEPLYAKRYDIVNGVTEVDGVKNEATVDQKGDKETEEKGVPNFWSISMKTHDLLSEEIKVRDEEALNYLKDIKLCMMDDPNDFKLEFFFDTNPFFKNEVLTKTYQIGDKPMMGKTIGTEIEWFPGKCLTQKIVKRKPKKGSNEKPLTVKTKNCQSFFKFFNPPQFPDLQSLDMEKAEEIHYQMELDYDVGLIIRDKIIPHAVSWFTGEAEQDVEFDFNSDEDEDDRVHDHDDDDDEDEDDDKDDNDEEEEAMGENKK